The genomic interval CAAAGTCTGGGATATTTGGGTGCGCATCACTCACTGGGCAGTCTCTGCGGGTATTTTTGTCAACCTTATTGTCACTGAAGGTGGTAGCGATGTGCATGAGTATATGGGTTATGCCGTCGTGGCGCTGGTAGTGTCTCGTTTGATTTGGGGATTGGTGGGTAGCCAATACGCCAGATTTAGTAATTTTTTCCCTACCCCAACCCGCATTCGCGAGCATATGACCGACATCAAGCAGCATAAGTTTCACGGTCATCTGGGTCATAATCCGTTGGGTGCGCTGATGATGTTTGCGCTATGGGGCGTTATTATCGCGCTGGGGGTCACAGGCTATCTGCAAACCACCGACCAATTTTGGGGAGATGATAGTATCCAAACAAT from Moraxella osloensis carries:
- a CDS encoding cytochrome b/b6 domain-containing protein, with amino-acid sequence MLPQPQSAQTVKVWDIWVRITHWAVSAGIFVNLIVTEGGSDVHEYMGYAVVALVVSRLIWGLVGSQYARFSNFFPTPTRIREHMTDIKQHKFHGHLGHNPLGALMMFALWGVIIALGVTGYLQTTDQFWGDDSIQTIHEFLANSLWVLVPLHVAAAIIMGRLQQQNLVKSMITGEKTVQ